The Macadamia integrifolia cultivar HAES 741 chromosome 3, SCU_Mint_v3, whole genome shotgun sequence genome segment AGGATTGTGAATGAAGAATTTAATCTAGGATGCAGTTCAGTGGTTTACTGTTCAGGTTGACAGTTCGACGCCTTGGGTTTGTATGTATTCTATGCAAATCTAGGTGCTAAAACATTGATTTCTGAATCGTATGGGTTGAGTATAGTCTAGCATTCTATGGAAAATATTTATGTGCTTTGTAGACAGGGTCGTGGGTTTTATtcaggaaacaacctctctacGAAGTGAGGGTAAGGTTATGTACATTATGACTCTCCCCAGAACTTGCAGTGGCAGGAGCTAGGAGCCTCTTGCACAGGGTAACGccattttttaacattttttgaTCCCGCTCTTTTTTTGCACAAACAAACCTTACAGCATATGAgaagtaaggatgtgaatttgaaactgaaactgaaccgagatgtttacatcgaaaccgcaaaaccgtttagtaaatggttcgattctggtttcaagtttaagaccgattagttaaatgggttgggtcagttttaaccgtttaatctgttggtttcaaaccgaattgacacaATTTAAACCGAACTGTTTAAACTGtcaaaaccgatccgattaacccctataacgattaaatatttgattgttttaacaaaatataatggtttaatttaagaaataattaaagactatagaggttgtccaacagtctattcaataatttactcctattatgtaggtATGTAGTTAAATCTtagcttgttcaatgcctcatttaatttgatgcaagattgaagcgtttatcaacaaaaacaaattttagtaagcatgtgaataaactaacaaaccgattactaaccgtttagaaaccatatggaataaatcgCAATCTAAACCATTTAAAATCGTGAAATTGACATTGTTTAAAAACTGTGGAACCGAAActattttctaaattattgCGATTTCataaagtgcaaccgtttagtaaatggtgcgattttgatttcagtcaaataaatgtgaatcaaaTCTAATCGCATCATATataccgaaaccgaaccaattaacacccttaatgaGAAGCCAACCTAAGATTGGTATGTCAAACAGGTTAACACCACATGCACTCTACAACTGAACTATGGTGGCACGGATTTAGGAATCAGTATGGATCACTGTGGCCAATACTGGCTGATACTGTTTTGGtttacaaaaaaatattaaaggtgaaataggaaaaaaattggaATACTAGGGGGCAAACTCGACTAATCGATATCCCTTCAAGGCCTTGGTTGTCtcaagcatggttttaaaaatcggattgGATTGGTTAGGATCACCTAAAACAGATTGGTCTAGACCAGAATTGATCTCCAATATCAATCCTTTCTGCACCGATCCATTGGTAAGGTATGAAGATAAATTGGCCTGATCCAGTTTGATCTTAATCAATATTTGTATTTGAGGTACTAATGAAAATGTGCTAGGCTTAAAGGTGAAATTTCCACCTTTCGGTGGTCATTTTACCCCCATTATGTTTGGGTGAAGGGACCATGTTGCATTTTAAGGcttctttttataattttttaaaacccaaCTCTTGTGGCCAATTTGGAACTAATCCCAAAACATGTTAATACTAAGCAAACAACTCAGTGCATGTGGCTCCCGTTATTACAAGGTATGGGAGGGGTAAATGTATTTAGCTCTTGTTTTGCAGGGTTTGATTGATCTAAAGCAATCCAAGgcttttttgatttttaaaaccctggtcACGGTGGTTCTCTGGTCTACAGGATCAGactagggtttcaaaaatcagcGAATTGGATTGGAATTGGTCGATTTGTCTTGGAATCGGTCTGGTTGCAAATTTTGCCACTTTAAACCGGTATATTCACGCCAATATTCGTCTTAATCGAATCGGTGGGTTTTCAGATCAAATGATGGATTCTAGGGTTCTTCAAACCGATTCAATAAAGTTCCGAGCCGATCTGAATCGGAATCGGAATCGGAATCGGCAGGGGCCGGTTCCATCACCGATTCATGTTTTGAAAACCCTGTATCAGAGTCGTTGAGAAATGCCATTGGCAGGGAGGTCTTGAGGGGTTTAAGCTTCAGAGCTACAACCCGTACGGACAGTCGTCAAGTGGGTTCTCTTTATTTCAATCATCTCGTTCATGGCGTAGGAAGCGATCTATATTTCTCTTCACGGGCTACAAATGGCTGCAACCATTACCAAATCACGAGGAGTTTGGTCTCGTTTCCTGCTCAACCAATCGCTCAAGAAACCTATTAAGCCTACCTTCAATCCCTGTAGAAAAATCTGTTCATTTCCAAATTTCCCTGCGCAAATTCATCATTTCCAGAGGCCCATTTCGAATTTCTATTTGGGTCGTTCTTCATTAGATCATCGGTTCTTCTCTTCAGCAAGAACGATTCAAGAGCTTCTCGCTGAagttgagagagagaagcaaagggagagagaggagaaaaagagggCTGGTGTAGAagttggtgatgatgatgaggacgaaGAGGATTACATGGGTGTTGGGCCGCTAATTGAGAAGCTTGAGAAGGAGAAGCTGAAGGATAGTGGTGGCCTTGATATGTACGAAGAACCCACAGATTCGGAGAGCGAAGATGATGAGAGGTTCTCCCCTGATGCGGTGAAGAAACGAGCGGAAGAGTTCGAGAAGAAGTTCAAGAGGCACGAAGAGCTGCTCAAAAACTTTACTGAAGCAGGTAATGCCTCCTCCATTTTTGTGtgtttgtcatttttttctCGCTTGGTTTTGGCTTGAAGCCTTGAATGATCCAACTGGGTTTTGtgattagagaaaaaaatggaagatttTACCTTTGCTTTTAACTCTGCCTGACAGAAACACTGGATGATACATTCAAATGGATGAACAAAATCGACAAGTTTGAACAAAAACATCTCAAACTTCCATTAGAATACAGGGTTATTGGTGAGTTGATGAACAGTCTGAAAGAGGCCACTGGAAAGGCCAGGTTCATGCTTATTCAGAAATTAAATAGGGCTGTGAGGATGGTGGAGTGGAAGGAGGCTTATGATCCTAACAATCCTGCGAATTATGGAGTCATCCAGCATGAGCAGGTAGGACCATCTGTTGATCTCCTAGAACATGCTGGatttgaaagagagaagaaaattattcAGGGTGCTGGAatggaggatgatgatgatgaagacttcAGTGACATAAAAGACAAGGATGATGTGCTGCTAGAGAAGCTTAATGCCATTGACCATAAACTTGAGGAGAAGCTAGCTGAGTTGGATCATACATTTGGAAAGAAGGGTAAGGTTCTAGAGGAAGAGATTAGAGATCTTGCAGAGGAGAGGAACACTTtaacagagaagaaaaggagaccACTTTACAGGAAAGTAAGTAAATCATTAATCTTGAACGCTTCTAATATTTTCTTGTACCAGTTTCTTTATACTGTAAGACTTGGTGCATATTGGACTGGATTAATATCACATATAATGTTTGACTGAATTAATATAGGGTCGTTACTTATTCATTCATATGTAATTTTGAAAAGTTTTTTGTAAGGTTATTACTTATTCTTTCATTAATCTCGAATGCTTCTGATATTTTCTTGTACAAGTTTCTCTATACTGTAACACTTGGTACATATTTGGCTGGATTAATATCATATGTAATATTTGAAAAGTTTTTTGTAAGGTTGTTACTTATTCATTCATCTTGGATGGTAGGGCATGGGGCATTTTGATGACATAGTGAGACTACACAGATCAGAATCAATTTAGGGAGGGTACTGGGTTCAAGGAAAGCTGATAAGACTTGGGGAcgattcaataaaaaaaaaaaaaaaaaagaattcaagCAGTATAGGGCTATGAGAAGAAGGAATCCTAGGACACATAAAAACGGAAGAGTATAGAATTATACAACTAAGTTCTGAGTCAGTTTAGTGCTGGGATTGAGATTAAGTAAAGTTTAGAAAACATGTGGAAAGTGTCTTCAAAATGATAGATCTGTCACGCAGCACAGCTACAAATGTATCCTAGGTTTGAAGGGTGcaattaaagagaaaaaggaaacgTACAGTACTAACGTCTTACTTATTGACATGTTGAATTTCAATAACACTGACTTAGGTTCAGCTCTCTCCAGGCTTTTGATGCCACTCAGTTGCAATCAGAGGACTAATCATTCTTTATAAATGTGTTTCTAAAGTATTTTGTTATCTGAGTGGATCGATGCCATGGTTAAGCAATGGATTGCAGATGTGTAATGCAGCTGAAGAAGTACAGGAGGCAGGAGGTGTTGTCCTACACATTTAAGTACAATATAACATAAAAAGTATGGCAATGAATGGGCTTTTCTAGATCTGGGATGCTGATTTCCTTGGGCCAATGTTGGATATTTAAGACCTAAAGCCACCCCCTATCTCTGCATCATGTTCTTAGTGAGACCTTAAACAAAAATTATATAACACATACTTTTGAAGCTATTAGTTGTTTGCCGTTTTTTAATTTTGCCATGTCCTGttatatatatgattttttttaaattttaattatttattatttattaatttttggcTTTTCCTATTAAACATTTGTCTATCCAAAAATGGCAGGGTTTTGATGTGAAGCTAATTGATGTAAATCGAACATGTAAAGTCACAAAGGTACTGCTATCTTCTTTTCCAATTTCTCATAGGTGTTACTAGTAACACCATTAATCTTCAACAAGattgtttttaatttctatttgtgCTCTAGGGTGGCCAAGTTATTAAGTACACTGCAATGTTGGCTTGTGGGAACTACCATGGAGTTATTGGTTTTGCAAAAGCGAAGGGTCCAGCAGTTCCTATTGCTCTACAAAAGGTATCTACTTTACATTATCTGGTTGTTTGACTGCATTTGGTGCGTTATTGAAAGGTCAGCTGAGGACTCTTATTGCTTAGCAATGGTAATAATGAAAGCACATCCATGCATCTAGGTGTGGCCTCAGAGATGCTTACACCTTAAAGTGTAAGCCGCACATGCAATATGTTTACTACTTTACTGTGCATATGTTTTATTCCTTGAAGAGGAGGTTCTTGTCAGGTCAAGACTTCAATAACACTCtcttttcatattatttttaattatatatatatatatatatatatataattttggtTACATGAGTACATTTATGGACACCCATGCTTTTTGTTGAAGTTAATGTTTTTAAAGTCAGACTACATGTTGGTTTGTTCTGGCTTGGTGGTCCAGTGTTCCAACAGTCCACCCAGCGATCTAAAAGGTCTGGTCTGATTATGTCTAAAATTGTGtaaatctcaaacataatttAGCTTATAGCATATGCTGGCCAAGGCATTATTTTGCCTATTCAATAGGCCTGAACCTAATCGCACTAGTGAGTCTTAAAAATTACTAATTACATAACATATACCCTCTGGCCTGGTGACAAGTGGCAAGACTgtatggtttgacaagttcaaaAAGTATGATCATGTGGACTGCAAGGTCCATTTACAAGTATCAATGGTACAGAAAAGGCTTACAATGCTGGGGTTAGCACGGATCATTCAGGCTTGGCAGTATTCTAAATGATCAACCAATTTTAGGTCAAAACATGTGAAATAAGGTTGAAACGCACGGAAACTCCAATTCGACCATACGTCCCATCTCGGGCTGGGTCGATGCCACAAAATTTTGTGAAGTTTCAACCGATATGTAGAACCATAGCTAAAACAAAGGTTCAATTGTGTACTGAGTCAGACCGTCTGATTCCTTTCATATGTGCACTAGGATAATCCTGACGTTCTATCATCTTTTTGATTTCCAAACTGCTGCTAGCTTTTTGGTAACACAAAAACCCCATTGCTGGGTAAGTCCTCTGGAGTTATCTGTTTCTTCAGGTGAGACCTGCACGCTTCTGGCTCTGGATAGCTTAGAAATATCTGGAAGACAGGCGAACTTCTGTGCTTTCATAATTCAGCGGGCACCAGATGCACCAGCAAATGGGCATCTGAGCAGTAGGTGATTAACattcttttcatttctcttGAGCTTTCTCTGTTTCAATGCTCCCCCCTAATAAGGTCACCAACagttttgaaattatttttcaaacttCGGATGGATACTTCACTGGCAAGCAGCCACCATTAGATTCTTTCTAATTTCTTCAGTTAGACTTAAATATAATCTTTCCGGTCATTTTGGATAGTGAAGGTAACTTGAGCATTGATTGTACTTCAACTCATTCCATTTATGGATTACCCTTGAGGAACATACCACAGTGCTTAAACCTGCTCATACACTTCAATTCCATATTTATCAGGAAACCTATTTGGGATGCTAAGCTCTCCAAACCAAAGTATTCCATACTATATCTCATTCTCAAGCAATAATCCCATATTTATTTCAAGAAATGCTCAAACAGTAAAAGTTTAGAAGTCCTTAAGATCAGCGAAAAGTCGATGAAGTCCTTGGGGGAACCTGAATTGCAGTATTATGGGGGAACCTGTTTGAGTATGCCATTGCTCCGCTGACCTCGACGCTATCCTTTGGATCCTTGACACCAACTCCCTGATCGAATAGCTTGTCTTGGTGGTTTCTTGGCAAGCTCGCTCGGCCGACAGCCGTCTCTCCATCGCCCTCCGAAAGGCTGGCACCCCCTTCGTGGCTGTCTCCTCTATGAGGCCAACTTCTCTCTTGGCCGTGGTCCTCTGCAAGGCCCATGCCTCGCCGCTGTGCCTGCCGTTTCCGCCGGAACTCCGATTCATGTCTTGGCGGCTGGAAGTGATAGTGTTGAGATACGCtggtagggtttggtggaaccctacctcttttttccctttttgcccCTCCTCTTCCTTTGGGCTTCTGGGTTCTTGTCAGCCCATGTTAggcttttgttttttatgttgTTGGGCCTCTGGCTCCTTTTATTTTGCCCATGTCAACTTTGagttattttagatatgtcTCAAATGACATATCTTCCAGTCCTCAAGCCCATTGGGCCTTGGATGCTGTTCTTTTGGACTTTGGTCACCCTTATAGGGTTTGTAATCTCCCTTAGGGGATatattctccctcccccttcttttaatgcatttattaattcaccaaaaaaaaaagtggtcaaacaaggaaaatggggtttggagGGAGACACTAATATGAAGTGGTATGAGATGACTACTTATATTAAGCAGGTTTCTAAAGATGTCCTAGGTGAATCGAAAGGAAAACGTCATTCTTCTAGGGAGACTTAGTGGTGGGATGGTGAGGTTCAAGCAGCtattaagactaagaaagctAATTTTATGACATGGCAAAGGACCCAAGATATATAAGACCTAAAAAGGTATGAGTTTGCCATAAATGAAGCTAAAAAGATTGTGGgaaaagcaagggcaaagaaatatgaaaataggtaaaatgagggagaggaagagtagagatatcgaccatgttagatgtattaaaagcgaagatggtaaagtactaataagggatgaggacattaagGAGGGAAAGGTTCTTTCTACAACCTACTAAAGGAAAACATTTCGGGTAATACTTATACTGTGCCGGAGACTGAATTATCCATCAATTCACCACATGTCGTACATATGTACAAAAAATTAGGGTGTATGTGGTAAAAGAAGATTTAAGGAAGATGAAAGCAGGCAAGACACTAAGCCCAATGaggttcaaaatttcaaatagaagtgtggaagggCTTAGGAATTTTTGGtttatcttggctaaccaagcTGTAGAACATGAATTTTGGGCCGCAACCAGTTAGCTGCTTCGAGCAACCAGTGAGCCGGTTTGAGCTTAAGTGCTCTTGGCTAGAATTGACCCGGTTCCAGCTGGCTATTTGGTTCCATGATCTGGCAGCCTGACCTCTGCTTACTTAAAtggccatctctctctctctccagagcTCTGATTGAATTGATTCTTTTTCCACATGAAAGCTATCTCAAAGAGTTGCAATTTTCATGTTTACATCTTCAACTCTGATTCAATTCATGGATTCCAAAACTGGGCTTGAATCTGATGCATGTGCGAAACAGCTTCCTGAAGTACAGTCTGATGATCAAATCATAACTTCCAACTCTGATATCGGACTGATATGATTTTAAATGGTTGTAAAGCTAACTCAGAGATCTACCTTTCTTATATTTTGAGCTTCCACAAATTTCAACTGAAGGAGAGCTCAAAAAATCCATTAAGTTGCTGCCACAACATAAAATGTGCAGTCTTCACATTTTCTCATTTCCCCTACAACTTGTGCTCTTCTTCTTAATTGGCCATTCTTGTTCTTCCACGTCAGCATTGCATTTATTCTCATGTGAGTGTGTTGACCCATTGATTGTGTTGACAACAATGGCAACACCGGTAGTCCTTTGCACAAGACTGATCATGATAATTCCCTAATGTGTTGCTGTAAAAATTAATGGGTGAATCATTTCctagtaaaaataaatattataaagGTTTGTTAGTTAACTCTACCCCACCTAAGACGGGAGGGGATTGAAAAGTTCCAATTTGCAggccttcccccccccctctccaaACCGTGGAATATTTGTTAATCATATAGGTGCTCAAACTGATAAGTTTATTTTCAGATGGTTTTCTTCACTTGATGAATGAGATTCTACAAGTTGATGCTAGGAAACTTATGTCACTTTTCCTTTCTTATAATTCTGTCATTTTTTGGGGAAATGTATCCTCCGAGAAAATTATGGCCTGTACACTAGAAATAAATTTGAACTATGTTTCTGTGGTTATTATCATTCCATCATTTTGGCATAGCATCTGTTGCAGAACATTGATGTACTTGATTTAAATTACCATCTTATTCTTCAGATTTGATGCACTATCAATTGGTTTTGGATTCGTGGTTTTGTTACTGCCAGATTCTGTCCTCTTTTGTGGATACCATTGAGAAATTGATTAATCCACAAGCATCTCCACTTTCTaaattcttcatttattttacgAAATATATTAATTTAGTTCCTCATTGATTTTCCAATGTATAGGCATACGAAAAATGCTTCCAGAATCTCCATTATGTTGAAAgatacgaggagcatacaattGCGCATGCTATACAAACAAACTATAAGAAAACCAAGGTTCATCAgtctaacttttctttctcccaCCACACTTTCTTGTATGAGAAAACTTATTCTCCTTCATTCTTAGTATCTTTCAATCTTCGAATTGAGCGTCAAAATCCAATCCTATAGAAGTTGCATAAAAATCCTACCCTACTTCTGGCAGCACTAGTCATAAACTCGTTTGTTTTTGCAGATATACCTCTGGCCTGCACCAACAAGAACAGGTATGAAAGCAAGTAGAACTGTCGAAACCATCCTAAATTTAGCTGGTTTCAAAAATGTGAAGTCCAAGGTAAGCTACCAATTTCCTGCAAGGTGTAATTGTCATATTTACTGTTTGagtttgcctcttttttttaaGATGTTTATCTTTTTGAATCATTTATAGGTCGTTGGCTCAAGGAACCCTCATAACACAGTGAAAGCCCTTTTTAAAGCTCTTAACGCGGTAAGTGGAATATGCTATTTCTCTTAACACAATTGTTGGTTAATTTTCTGGTTtcattttgtttgtttgtttccaagtttcatgtggattatttgtttcattttttcgCCTTCCCTAGATTGAAACTCCCAAGGATGTGCAAGAGAAGTTTGGCCGGACAGTTGTGGAGTCATACTTGCTATGAGTGGTATTTATCCACTATCTTATCAGGTCCATCCATAAATTTTATCTCATTCTTCTACTTTTGAACTGGAAGGGGGTTGTTGCGACTTGTAACATTCATTTACATTTGAGATCAGGAAAAAGCAAGTTTTACCacattttttattgtattttcccTGTTGCGCAGTCTCTCTTACAATAACGACTGTAAAAACACAACCTGAAATGAGAAATGGGGcaaattttattgatttaaataaCTGAATCATGATAGCATGCGAAAATTTACCGTGATTATCATACTTTATATTTCAGGATaatttctttattccttgacCGTTATATGAGCAGTCTTCATTGGTCTTTGCCTGAATCTATTCATGTAGCTGCATCAGTACATGGTGGTTTTAGAAGCATTTGTGCCTGTTGGAAGCTTACAGCATATGGGGAACTGGGTTTTAATCTGTTGGGCTACTTCTGATGACTGCATGATTAAAGGAGCCTAAGGTGGTCGATGATATTGTCTACTGTCACATTTGAAGCTGGAAATAACCTAAATTGAGCTATTTGTACCTTCTGGGTTTCTCTTACCCTTCTGCCTTGCTGGGTTTGATCACTCCATATCTAAATCAATAGAACCTGCCCCCTTAAAGGTTTAAGCAACTGCAGTTTCATTCTTTCTTCCCCAATtacaaatatgaaaaaaaaaaaaaaaaaaaaaatatacccaTGATGATCATCACATGTTTCTTGAACATGGACCAGGACAACTACTCTGCTAAATCTTTCTTTCAAAACAAGAATTTGTTTAAGTCTCAAACTAGGACAAAAGGAAAGTATACCCATCTAGGGTCATAAATATCACCACCACCCATATTATACTGGGTCGATGGTACCCACTAAGTGTTCCCTGATACCCTTTGCACACCATCTAAATGCTTCGGACGAAGGGTTCATGGCTGAAGGAAAACCATACCCATCAATTTATATCTAGCCCATCTTACATAGTTATTATAGTATTTAGACGGCAAAAGATAACCTGGTTGGTGCAAcccaaaaaccattttttaatgGACAAATTTTTCCTTCACCGGTTGGTaaatgatgaatgatggaaCAGTTCTGATGTGACCCCCATCACTCTTTTCTCCCCAATTGTATATTGACGATGGGCCACTGTAAACCATTCATGGTGACtttaggaaaacttggtccttttCTTATTGATACACATGTAAGTGTGCTCATGTGGTGAACAAGTGCCTAGCGAACTTACTTAAGTAGTGTGTGGAGCATTAAAGTCCATCCTACCAGGATGTCTTGAGTTCAAGTCTCTTAGTTCACACCTTCCCTCCCTCTCTCATAGGATATGCTatctagaaaaaagaaaagaaaagaaaaaaaaagaaaaaatgtgtgCCCATGTGAGAGGATGGTGTGGCTATTCCGAATATTGAATATCTAGGTATAATTATGTAATTTGGAAACATGCCAAATTTAATCTCAAATTCAATGATTATATAATATGCCCATGCATTTGCCTGGTATTCTTGAATTTTTATACCTCATTCTACCATGTTCATTTCagctaaaacttgacatgttaGAAGGCCTTGGGATTTACTTATCCACAAATTTATGAACCAAATAACCTTAGGATGTGGCAATGGCACAAATAAGTAACAACCAGATAACATCTATGGTTGGTCTAAAGTTAAAAACCATTCCTAATAGGtaatgaaacaaaagaaattgtgATCAATCTAGCCCTAGCTATGGTTGGTTTGTGAGCTGATTATTGTTTTATGCCATAACGAGCCAGCCGGACTTGGCACCGATCCAGTATTGACTATAGACCGATACCAATTCCTAATACCATGGTCGGGCCATTGAAGTGGTTTTCGGCCCACTCTTCACCTGATGGTTCAGGTATTGGCTTTTGAAAGAACCCAGACTACTCTCCCCTAAAAGTTCCTAACCCACCTCGCTGGATGGTTACTTTCATTGAAGCAAATGCTTGCATGAACCTAAGATGTTTCAAATTATATCATTTAGTGTACCTTGTCACCTGTTTTTGTTCTTACATTCTCATcgattcaaataaaaatttcaggaaaagaaaaaaaaaaaaaaaaaaacctgtgtTAAAATCAGAACAAGATTTCAGAATTTTAAAATGGGGAAGTGGATCTTTGTCTGGTAGCACGGCTATGCCAGTGTTTCCtatatctatctctcttctccaaaaTAAGGGgtaaaaatatcttttcacatgggaagagagagagagagagagagtgtgctGGCATAGGCCATGTTCTCGGAcagagttctttttccctttaaaaataTTTGGGAAAAATAACTATGTCCAAGAGTGTGGGGGCTGTACTTACACACAGAgaagggggggggtgtgggaggAATCTGGGAACCCTGTTGTCTCTAGGCCTAGCaaacatccaacggttgggagaACCCATGGCACACAGCCCAACACATTGGTGCACTCTTAGTCCTCCCAGCCATTTAATATTTGCTGGGCCTCCAGTGGCACTAGAGAGAATCCGAATCTACGAATCCACCTAGGTGagctctcattggcccctatGCTAGTCTAGGAGCGACGTTCTAGATAGAGAACTCTTCCccaaaatattttgtttatatctATATCGAGATTGAAGGCTCGATCTAGATGTCTTAATTTGCTATTTTTGTCCAAATTACTAAAGCTGTAATCTTCCCCTAGattaaccttttttattttttatattaagcTATATAGCATATAGGGGTGAAAAAGGTCAGGTTGGGTCGTGTTTCTTACAACTTCACCCCAACCCTAGGTCTCCGAaactcaacctaggcccaaccaaCCCTATTGGGTTCATAGTCACACCCAACCTTGCCgggctcagggttgggccgggttgaccCTGATtggtcttgtattttttttgttttgttttttttcttccctacaAAGGGTCACAAATGTTAAGCCAATATTTACCAGAGAGAGTACAACCCTAATCCATAATTGCTACTTTATCTAAAGTTCATAACAATACATGACCGGAGACACAAAGATAGAAAATGTAAAGAAAATGAGGGAAATAGTTTGGTCGTTTGGTTGTCTTAGGCTTTTAGCTCAATAGGTAAGAGTATgtggcttgtgtaacacatgatgtgggttgAAGCCACACAAAtagcttgtgtaacacatgatgtggctCGTGTGGGTCTAGTGGAAGAGAaacactattactaaacacaatTATAGATCAGGGTTAAAATCGGTCTTGGATGGGCAGAGCCGGGCTGGACCTAGATCTCAATAATAGATAAAGCCGGGCTGAATCGAATTAGCCTTCATAATCTGATTAGACCGAATTCAGGCTCAGGACAGGCCAGAACATGTTCGAACCGTCAGAGCCAAACTT includes the following:
- the LOC122073645 gene encoding uncharacterized protein LOC122073645; translation: MAATITKSRGVWSRFLLNQSLKKPIKPTFNPCRKICSFPNFPAQIHHFQRPISNFYLGRSSLDHRFFSSARTIQELLAEVEREKQREREEKKRAGVEVGDDDEDEEDYMGVGPLIEKLEKEKLKDSGGLDMYEEPTDSESEDDERFSPDAVKKRAEEFEKKFKRHEELLKNFTEAETLDDTFKWMNKIDKFEQKHLKLPLEYRVIGELMNSLKEATGKARFMLIQKLNRAVRMVEWKEAYDPNNPANYGVIQHEQVGPSVDLLEHAGFEREKKIIQGAGMEDDDDEDFSDIKDKDDVLLEKLNAIDHKLEEKLAELDHTFGKKGKVLEEEIRDLAEERNTLTEKKRRPLYRKGFDVKLIDVNRTCKVTKGGQVIKYTAMLACGNYHGVIGFAKAKGPAVPIALQKAYEKCFQNLHYVERYEEHTIAHAIQTNYKKTKIYLWPAPTRTGMKASRTVETILNLAGFKNVKSKVVGSRNPHNTVKALFKALNAIETPKDVQEKFGRTVVESYLL